One segment of Carya illinoinensis cultivar Pawnee chromosome 13, C.illinoinensisPawnee_v1, whole genome shotgun sequence DNA contains the following:
- the LOC122291890 gene encoding BTB/POZ domain-containing protein At3g44820, whose protein sequence is MAPARKVSEFRREGNDWFCNSGLPSDITVVVEGVNFHLHKFPLISKCGKMAKIHEESQSTREKIFTTVLEEFPGGPDSFLIAVKFCYGVRLEMTPRNIVMVYCAADYLEMADEYGEGNLISKSESFFHKNILRNWKDCILALQSSEPVMSRAEKLQILSKCFNALSMMVCTDPSLFGWPMMMYGSLQSPGGSILWNGINTGAKIRCSESDWWFEDISYLSVGLFVGLIKTMEGRGIRPENLAGAAMYYARKYLPGLGRWQGGQSGKTRTVASFSLTPAVVDQKDLLESIEKLLPAKKGKSFCRFLLGLLRVALILGVNHTCKDSLEKRIGMQLELATLDALLIPTYSDSDTLYNTDCVERIIHHFISSESFITSFSPSSFDLETSPSSGPLRKVAKLIDSYIAEVASDVNLKPGKIRAIAQALPESSRTLHDGLYRALDIYFKAHPWLSEKEKEELCNVIDYQKLSIDACAHASQNERLPLRVVLQVLFFEQMQLRTALAGCLHVLDTEIAPAGPLTVPGDMGGQIVQRDGWVTVVRENRVLKVDMERMRSRVGELEEEFSKIKQEMKKVTKSHSTLSSPRLVVKKIGCKLVPGSSDAQQDTVESTGPTPRPSLEQLRLSRNSRHRKSFSLF, encoded by the exons ATGGCTCCCGCAAGGAAGGTTTCTGAGTTTCGTCGAGAAGGCAATGACTG GTTCTGCAATTCTGGATTGCCTAGCGATATTACCGTTGTGGTTGAGGGCGTAAACTTCCATTTGCACAAG TTTCCTCTCATATCAAAATGTGGGAAGATGGCAAAGATACATGAAGAATCCCAAAGTACCCGTGAGAAGATTTTTACCACAGTGCTGGAAGAATTTCCTGGTGGCCCTGACTCTTTCTTGATTGCAGTTAAGTTTTGCTATGGCGTCCGTCTTGAAATGACACCAAGAAACATAGTAATGGTATACTGTGCAGCAGACTATCTCGAAATGGCAGATGAGTATGGAGAAGGTAATTTAATATCTAAGTCAGAAAGTTTCTTTCATAAGAATATACTTCGTAACTGGAAAGATTGTATTTTGGCTCTTCAAAGTTCTGAACCTGTCATGTCAAGGGCTGAAAAGCTCCAGATATTGAGCAAATGTTTTAATGCTCTATCTATGATGGTTTGTACGGATCCTAGTTTGTTTGGATGGCCCATGATGATGTATGGTAGTTTGCAGAGCCCTGGGGGAAGTATCTTATGGAATGGAATAAACACTGGGGCAAAAATTAGATGCTCAGAATCTGACTGGTGGTTTGAAGACATCTCATACCTTAGTGTTGGTTTGTTTGTGGGACTTATTAAGACAATGGAAGGAAGAGGGATAAGACCTGAAAACCTAGCTGGTGCAGCAATGTACTATGCCAGAAAGTACCTACCTGGTCTAGGCCGATGGCAGGGTGGACAAAGTGGCAAAACCAGGACAGTTGCAAGTTTTAGCTTGACACCTGCTGTGGTGGATCAAAAGGATCTATTGGAAAGCATTGAGAAGCTTCTGCCAGCAAAGAAGGGCAAATCCTTTTGCCGTTTTTTGCTGGGACTTCTTCGTGTTGCATTGATATTGGGTGTCAATCATACATGCAAGGACTCTTTAGAGAAGAGAATAGGAATGCAATTAGAACTGGCAACTCTGGATGCTCTTCTGATTCCAACTTATTCTGATTCTGATACATTATATAATACTGACTGTGTTGAACGGATCATCCATCATTTTATCTCTTCCGAGTCATTTATAACATCATTTTCTCCATCATCATTTGACCTGGAAACCTCACCATCATCTGGGCCTTTAAGAAAAGTTGCAAAGTTGATAGACAGCTATATTGCAGAGGTTGCTTCTGATGTGAATCTGAAACCAGGAAAGATCCGCGCTATTGCTCAGGCCCTCCCAGAATCTTCAAGAACTTTGCACGATGGGCTGTACAGAGCACTGGATATATATTTCAAG GCGCACCCTTGGCTTTCTgagaaggagaaggaagaaCTCTGCAATGTCATTGACTACCAGAAACTATCCATTGATGCCTGTGCTCATGCATCCCAAAATGAAAGGCTGCCACTTAGAGTTGTTCTTCAAGTTCTGTTTTTTGAGCAAATGCAGCTAAGAACAGCGCTAGCTGGTTGTCTCCATGTACTGGACACTGAAATTGCCCCTGCAGGTCCTTTGACTGTCCCAGGTGACATGGGAGGCCAGATTGTACAGAGGGATGGTTGGGTAACAGTAGTACGTGAGAACCGGGTTTTAAAGGTTGATATGGAAAGGATGAGGTCTAGAGTTGGGGAACTTGAGGAAGAATTTAGTAAAATAAAGCAAGAGATGAAAAAGGTGACAAAATCACATAGTACCCTTAGTTCTCCTCGTTTGGTTGTGAAGAAAATTGGATGCAAGCTTGTTCCGGGATCCTCGGATGCTCAACAGGATACTGTTGAAAGCACTGGACCCACTCCAAGACCGTCACTTGAGCAGTTGCGTTTATCACGCAATTCCAGACACCGGAAAAGCTTCTCTTTGTTTTGA
- the LOC122292613 gene encoding UDP-D-apiose/UDP-D-xylose synthase 2: MALARVDLDGNPIKPMTICMIGAGGFIGSHLCEKLMAETPHKVLALDVYNDKIKHLLEPAGSHPWFDRIQFHRLNIKNDSRLEGLIKMADLTINLAAICTPADYNTRPLDTIYSNFIDALPVVKYCSENGKRLIHFSTCEVYGKTIGSFLPKDSPLRQDPEYYVLKEDASPCIFGSIEKQRWSYACAKQLIERLIYAEGAENGLDFTIVRPFNWIGPRMDFIPGIDGPSEGVPRVLACFSNNLLRHEPLKLVDGGQSQRTFIYIKDAIEAVLLMIENPARANSQIFNVGNPNNEVTVRQLAEMMIEVYSKVSGEPSLEAPTVDVSSQEFYGVGYDDSDKRIPDMTIINRQLGWNPKTSLWDLLESTLTYQHRTYAEAVKQATAKPAAN, from the exons ATGGCGTTGGCGAGGGTAGATCTGGACGGGAACCCGATAAAGCCGATGACGATATGCATGATCGGTGCCGGAGGGTTCATAGGGTCCCACCTTTGCGAGAAGCTGATGGCGGAGACGCCGCACAAGGTTCTTGCCCTCGACGTCTACAACGACAAGATCAAGCACCTCCTCGAGCCCGCCGGCTCGCATCCCTGGTTCGATCGCATCCAGTTCCACCGCCTCAACATCAAGAACGACTCCCGCCTCGAAGGCCTCATTAAGATGGCAGATCTG ACGATAAATCTGGCTGCGATTTGTACTCCTGCTGACTACAACACGCGCCCACTCGACACGATTTACAGCAATTTCATCGATGCGCTCCCTGTG GTTAAGTACTGCTCAGAGAACGGCAAGCGTCTCATTCACTTTTCTACTTGTGAGGTGTATGGGAAAACGATTGGGAGCTTCCTTCCTAAAGATAGCCCTCTTCGTCAG GATCCTGAATATTATGTTCTTAAAGAAGATGCCTCCCCATGCAtttttggttctattgagaAGCAGAGATGGTCGTATGCATGTGCAAAGCAATTGATTGAGAGGCTGATTTATG CTGAGGGTGCAGAGAATGGTCTTGATTTTACAATTGTGAGGCCCTTTAACTGGATTGGACCCAGAATGGATTTCATACCTGGAATTGACGGTCCAAGTGAGGGTGTTCCAAGGGTTCTGGCGTGCTTTAGTAAT AATCTTCTGCGTCATGAGCCACTCAAGCTCGTGGATGGTGGCCAATCCCAGAGAACTTTCATTTATATAAAGGATGCAATCGAAGCTGTTTTGCTGATGATT GAAAATCCAGCTAGAGCCAATAGTCAAATATTTAATGTTGGCAACCCTAACAATGAAGTTACAGTTAGGCAGCTTGCTGAAATGATGATTGAG GTCTATTCAAAAGTAAGTGGGGAACCATCTCTGGAAGCACCTACTGTCGATGTGAGCTCTCAAGAATTTTACGGTGTGGGATATGATGATAGCGACAAGAGAATTCCCGACATGACCATAATCAATAGGCAACTGG GTTGGAACCCCAAGACTTCTTTGTGGGACTTGCTTGAATCAACACTCACCTATCAACATAGGACATATGCTGAGGCCGTGAAGCAGGCCACTGCAAAACCAGCTGCCAACTAA